Proteins from one Salvelinus sp. IW2-2015 linkage group LG9, ASM291031v2, whole genome shotgun sequence genomic window:
- the rin3 gene encoding ras and Rab interactor 3 yields MVLSVRVSNQQGELQSRDILVKEEKSLIYLEGSVLVFDTIFKLISFYCVSRDILPFTLRLPEVIVQATKYEDIETISTLGSDFWGSQLNSSSEEPGQRGTPVGQGQGHSSSCEIHLSAGTGNERLWYVNPIFIEEYCSSLEASTPVAAPILRSQSLNTPGQGQGQVPPKFKRPPPRPPNVPEGLLLSQGAKHGNRGTSDSPSPRSPPTLRRVTVKLGQKGEGNSSKGSGEGERAASQLCSEREVSVIATDSVAATQPLQPLSPHGATARHQHPAPRPPPHRIPLVPLRRMPSEKRPPPPGQEPPQEGSVGTVPVASLVCIDGTTNMAEEKKELRVEPYAGETETLQRQGTSETSNSSDAVSVAAPAPLTKRAAPPVPPPRKNKPSQAMPTTTLSPDMIGGGLLSINASLDTPQTSSIPSPARRAISIAEGEVREARGADVSLYAPDGGAAIPALDHDSDSTSSTEEEADTVASQAGGAVGTNNTKVSMKRTPTIMLDRAKQRLSMVHFPSVFTNFMSADHKLQKRIVELSRDGSSYFGNLVKDYRVYILETMGKHSSSTELLQEIRQMMTQLKSYLIQSTELQNLLEPNVYTEDKLEVIMEAALCKAVLKPLREAVYSGLKNIHSRGGCLKRLRENQSVVLGTTTTDLGVTTSVPEIPVMEKIQLKLMTLHLEYSPQKKIDLLLKTCKIIYESMSIGCPGKAYGLDDFLPVLMYVLARSNMAFLLLDVEYMMELMDPALQLGEGSYYLTTTYGALEHIKNYDTQAVTQQLSLEIQDSIHRWEKRRTLNKAQVSCSSVQDFINVSFLEAGSNTKTLGVLPTTTAQDLCAQCAGKFEVLEPEFYSLSVLVEGHYQLLAPEEFPLTIKSSFHHSEPRKEYHFVYRPGRTESEGQEAESEEPAPTAETEPDEEKSLIEI; encoded by the exons ATGGTTCTGTCAGTACGTGTGTCTAACCAGCAGGGGGAGCTTCAGTCCAGGGACATTCTGGTTAAAGAAGAGAAGTCAT TGATCTACCTGGAAGGGTCTGTCCTGGTCTTTGACACCATCTTCAAACTCATCTCCTTCTACTGTGTCAGCCG GGATATTCTCCCCTTCACTCTGAGGTTGCCTGAGGTCATCGTCCAGGCAACCAAGTATGAAGACATAGAGACGATATCGACGTTAGGCTCAG ATTTCTGGGGCTCTCAGCTGAACAGTTCCTCTGAGGAGCCAGGACAAAGGGGTACACCAGTAGGCCAGGGCCAGGGTCACAGCTCCTCCTGTGAGATCCATCTGTCTGCTGGGACCGGTAACGAGCGGCTGTGGTACGTTAACCCCATCTTCATTGAGGAGTATTGCAGCAGCCTGGAGGCCTCCACTCCCGTCGCTGCTCCCATCCTCAGGAGCCAGAGCCTGAACACCCCAGGCCAAGGGCAGGGGCAAGTACCCCCCAAGTTCAAACGCCCCCCACCCCGACCCCCTAATGTCCCTGAGGGATTGTTACTGTCACAGGGGGCCAAGCATGGGAACAGAGGGACGTCTGATTCCCCCTCCCCACGCTCACCACCCACACTTCGTAGAGTTACAGTCAAGTTAGGGCAGAAAGGGGAAGGAAACAGCAGCAAGGgcagtggggagggagagagagctgcctCTCAACTttgctcagagagagaggtgtcagTTATAGCCACTGACTCAGTAGCAGCTACTCAGCCTCTACAGCCGCTGTCACCGCACGGAGCAACAGCTAGACATCAGCACCCAGCACCCCGGCCACCCCCACACAGGATACCACTTGTGCCCCTCCGGCGGATGCCCTCAGAGAAGCGTCCTCCACCCCCAGGACAGGAGCCGCCCCAGGAGGGCAGTGTTGGTACAGTGCCTGTTGCTTCACTGGTGTGCATCGACGGCACCACCAACATggcagaggagaagaaggagttAAGAGTGGAGCCCTATGCTGGTGAGACAGAGACACTGCAGAGGCAAGGGACATCAGAGACTTCAAACAGCAGTGACGCTGTCAGCGTGGCTGCACCAGCCCCTCTGACGAAGAGGGCCGCACCGCCAGTCCCGCCTCCCAGAAAGAATAAGCCCTCCCAGGCCATGCCCACTACAACTCTCTCCCCAGACATGATAGGTGGAGGACTTCTTTCAATCAATGCATCATTAGACACCCCCCAGACCTCCAGCATCCCCTCGCCAGCCCGGAGGGCCATTTCCATCGCTGAGGGGGAGGTAAGGGAGGCCAGGGGGGCAGATGTGTCCCTGTACGCCCCTGATGGTGGCGCGGCCATCCCTGCACTGGACCATGACTCTGACTCTACCAGCAGCACAGAGGAGGAGGCTGATACCGTGGCCAGCCAGGCTGGAGGGGCCGTTGGGACCAACAATACCAAA GTGTCAATGAAAAGGACCCCTACCATTATGCTGGACCGGGCCAAGCAACGCCTCTCCATGGTTCACTTCCCCAGTGTGTTTACCAACTTCATGAGCGCTGACCATAAGCTGCAGAAGAGGATTGTGGAACTGTCCCGGGACGGGAGCTCCTACTTCGGGAACCTGGTGAAAGATTACAG GGTGTATATCCTGGAGACCATGGGGAAGCACAGCTCCAGCACTGAGCTGCTGCAGGAGATCAGGCAGATGATGACCCAGCTGAAGAGTTACCTCATCCAGAGCACTGAGCTGCAGAACCTACTGGAGCCCAATGTTTACACAGAGGACAAACTAG AGGTGATTATGGAGGCTGCTCTGTGTAAGGCTGTGCTGAAGCCTCTGCGGGAGGCTGTCTACTCCGGCCTGAAGAACATCCACTCCAGGGGGGGCTGTCTGAAGAGACTGAGGGAGAACCAGAGTGTGGTCCTGGGCACCACCACCACAGATCTGGGGGTCACCACCAGCGTTCCAGAGATCCCCGTCATGGAGAAG aTCCAGCTGAAGCTGATGACCCTCCACCTTGAGTACTCCCCTCAGAAGAAGATTGATCTGCTCCTCAAGACCTGCAAGATCATCTATGAGTCCATGTCTATAGGCTGCCCAG GAAAAGCCTATGGATTGGATGACTTCCTGCCGGTGCTGATGTACGTCCTGGCCAGGAGCAACATGGCCTTCCTGCTACTGGATGTGGAGTACATGATGGAGCTGATGGACCCTGCACTGCAGTTAGGAGAAG gcTCCTACTACCTGACGACCACGTATGGAGCCTTGGAGCACATAAAGAACTATGACACGCAGGCGGTGACACAGCAGCTCAGTCTGGAGATCCAGGACTCTATCCACCGCTGGGAGAAGAGACGCACCCTGAACAAGGCCCAGGTGTCATGCTCATCTGTACAG GACTTCATCAATGTGTCGTTCCTGGAGGCGGGGTCTAACACTAAGACCCTGGGGGTTCTCCCCACCACCACGGCCCAGGACCTGTGTGCCCAGTGTGCTGGCAAGTTCGAGGTGCTGGAGCCAGAGTTCTACAG CCTGAGTGTGCTAGTTGAGGGCCACTACCAGCTCCTGGCCCCAGAGGAGTTCCCCCTCACCATCAAGTCTAGTTTCCACCACAGTGAGCCCCGCAAGGAGTACCACTTTGTCTACCGGCCTGGAAGGACAGAGTCGGAAGGGCAGGAGGCAGAGAGTGAGGAGCCAGCACCCACAGCGGAGACAGAGCCTGACGAGGAGAAGAGTCTGATCGAGATATGA